The following proteins are encoded in a genomic region of Methylibium petroleiphilum PM1:
- the rnc gene encoding ribonuclease III, which translates to MPAAFDSLQVRLGHRFAQVGLLGRALTHKSFGADNNERLEFLGDAVLSAAISGLLFEHFGQSGEGDLTRVRAHLVREEMLHRLALDLGLPALLRLSEGEARSGGARRPSILADAVEALIAAVYLDGGFASAQALVERLFTPLVASTAAEAWTRDPKTELQEWLQARRQPVPGYRIESTRGRQHEQMFTVVCSIPSRSLEVRGEGRSRRAAEQEAARAALATLKPDETERP; encoded by the coding sequence ATCCCCGCCGCCTTCGACTCGCTGCAGGTCCGTCTCGGGCACCGCTTCGCGCAGGTCGGCCTGCTGGGCCGGGCGCTGACCCACAAGAGCTTCGGCGCCGACAACAACGAACGGCTCGAGTTCCTCGGCGACGCGGTGTTGTCGGCCGCCATCTCGGGCCTGCTGTTCGAGCATTTCGGCCAGTCCGGCGAGGGCGACCTGACCCGGGTGCGTGCCCACCTGGTGCGCGAGGAGATGCTGCACCGCCTGGCGCTGGATCTCGGCCTGCCGGCCCTGCTGCGCCTGAGCGAGGGCGAGGCGCGCAGCGGCGGCGCCCGGCGTCCGTCGATCCTGGCCGACGCGGTGGAGGCCTTGATCGCCGCGGTCTACCTCGACGGCGGCTTCGCGTCGGCGCAGGCCCTGGTCGAGCGCCTCTTCACGCCGCTGGTCGCCAGCACCGCGGCCGAAGCCTGGACGCGCGACCCCAAGACCGAATTGCAGGAATGGCTGCAGGCCCGCCGCCAGCCGGTGCCCGGATATCGCATCGAATCGACCCGCGGACGCCAGCATGAGCAGATGTTCACCGTGGTCTGCAGCATCCCGTCGCGTTCGCTCGAAGTTCGCGGTGAAGGGCGGTCCCGGCGTGCCGCCGAGCAGGAGGCCGCCCGTGCGGCGCTGGCTACACTGAAGCCAGACGAAACCGAGCGCCCATGA
- the lepB gene encoding signal peptidase I, with protein MSALTGLLYGALVVYLGGWYLGSWSGNFSLLLFILTLATFGYWLAERLHFLPRRVAAASALEAQDAQRRSELQRQGIQQVDGNVAVARERVLAQPWWLDWTAGLFPVILAVFLLRSFLFEPFKIPSGSMIPTLAIGDLILVNKFHYGVRLPVINKKILANNEPQRGDVMVFRYPVEPGVDYIKRVVGLPGDEVAYLNKKLSINGQPVETRPLPDFYDEDSLRYAQQASEKLGAVEHRILTDKDRPGFVIPMPQFQNFRDNCRYNAEGVVCTVPPGHYFMMGDNRDNSQDSRYWGFVPNENIVGKAFFVWMNFGNLRRIGSFH; from the coding sequence ATGAGTGCATTGACCGGGCTGCTCTATGGCGCCCTCGTGGTTTACCTGGGCGGCTGGTATCTCGGCTCCTGGAGCGGCAACTTCTCGCTGCTGCTCTTCATCCTGACGCTGGCGACCTTCGGCTACTGGCTGGCCGAGCGCCTGCACTTCCTGCCGCGACGCGTGGCGGCAGCCTCGGCACTGGAGGCGCAGGACGCGCAGCGGCGCAGCGAACTGCAGCGCCAGGGCATCCAGCAGGTCGATGGCAACGTGGCCGTGGCGCGGGAGCGCGTGTTGGCCCAGCCGTGGTGGCTGGACTGGACCGCGGGCCTGTTCCCGGTGATCCTGGCGGTCTTCCTGCTGCGCTCCTTCCTGTTCGAACCGTTCAAGATTCCGTCAGGCTCCATGATCCCCACGCTGGCGATCGGCGATCTCATCCTCGTGAACAAGTTCCACTATGGGGTGAGGCTGCCGGTGATCAACAAGAAGATCCTCGCCAACAATGAGCCCCAGCGTGGCGACGTGATGGTGTTTCGCTATCCGGTCGAGCCAGGTGTCGACTACATCAAGCGCGTGGTCGGTCTGCCGGGTGATGAAGTGGCCTACCTGAACAAGAAGCTCTCGATCAATGGTCAGCCGGTGGAAACACGGCCGCTGCCGGATTTCTATGACGAGGACTCGCTGCGCTATGCCCAGCAGGCAAGTGAAAAGCTCGGCGCCGTCGAGCACCGCATCCTGACCGACAAGGACCGTCCCGGCTTCGTGATCCCGATGCCCCAGTTCCAGAACTTCCGCGACAACTGCCGCTACAACGCCGAAGGCGTGGTGTGCACCGTGCCCCCGGGCCACTACTTCATGATGGGCGACAACCGGGACAATTCGCAGGATTCGCGCTACTGGGGCTTCGTGCCCAACGAGAACATCGTCGGCAAGGCCTTCTTTGTCTGGATGAATTTCGGTAACCTCAGGCGAATCGGCTCCTTCCATTGA
- a CDS encoding DUF4845 domain-containing protein produces MAFAASATSGAVRARPAQRGVTLIGLLFWAIIIACVALVGLKVLPTLNEYFTIQRAVNKVAKEGGSTVPEIRAAFDRQKDIEYSISSISGKDLEITKENEKVVVKFAYDKELELIQPVFLLIKYRGHSQ; encoded by the coding sequence ATGGCCTTCGCAGCGTCGGCAACATCGGGTGCGGTCCGCGCGCGCCCTGCCCAGAGAGGCGTCACCCTGATCGGCCTGCTGTTCTGGGCCATCATCATTGCCTGCGTCGCGTTGGTCGGCCTGAAGGTGCTGCCGACCCTCAACGAGTACTTCACCATCCAGCGCGCGGTCAACAAGGTCGCCAAGGAGGGGGGCAGCACCGTGCCGGAGATCCGGGCCGCCTTCGACCGCCAGAAGGACATCGAATATTCGATCTCGTCCATCAGCGGCAAGGACCTCGAGATCACGAAGGAGAACGAGAAGGTCGTGGTGAAGTTCGCCTACGACAAGGAGCTCGAGCTGATCCAGCCGGTCTTCCTGCTGATCAAGTACCGGGGGCACTCGCAGTGA
- a CDS encoding MucB/RseB C-terminal domain-containing protein translates to MLQNIVARGWRAMPAVVLMAALLPSATRAQAGGDPLVEARDARYWLARIHEAAGKRNFQGTFVVTAAGSVASSRIVHFCDGRNQFERIESLDGQHRQVYRHNDLVHSLWPHSRVAVVETRQAMGQFPLLLSAGADRIVPFYDVKSLGDGRVAGHEANVLLLQPKDGYRFGYRLWAERSSGLLLRSEVFDERDVVLETSAFSEVSIGVKPRPESVLQAMKRLDGYRVERPTLQQVDIGREGWLLNALPPGFRHVSSVKRLMTVAGGEQPRPAAAQEEFPLAPPSVLQVIYSDGLTYVSVFIEPYMPRLHRREMLMSLGATQTLVKRRGEWWITVIGDVPVVTLRAFAAALEPR, encoded by the coding sequence ATGCTGCAGAACATCGTCGCGCGGGGATGGCGCGCCATGCCGGCCGTCGTGCTGATGGCCGCGTTGTTGCCCTCCGCGACCCGAGCCCAGGCCGGGGGCGATCCGCTGGTCGAGGCGCGCGATGCACGCTACTGGCTGGCGCGCATCCACGAGGCGGCCGGGAAGCGCAACTTCCAGGGAACGTTCGTCGTGACGGCGGCCGGCTCGGTGGCGAGTTCGCGCATCGTGCACTTCTGCGACGGTCGCAACCAGTTCGAGCGCATCGAGTCGCTCGATGGTCAGCACCGTCAGGTCTACCGTCACAACGATCTCGTGCACAGCCTGTGGCCGCACAGCCGTGTCGCGGTGGTGGAGACGCGGCAGGCCATGGGGCAGTTCCCCCTGTTGCTGTCGGCCGGCGCTGACCGCATCGTGCCGTTCTACGACGTCAAGTCGCTGGGCGACGGGCGCGTGGCGGGGCACGAGGCCAATGTGCTGCTGCTTCAACCCAAGGACGGCTACCGCTTCGGCTACCGCCTGTGGGCCGAGCGCAGCTCCGGCCTCTTGTTGCGATCCGAGGTGTTCGACGAGCGCGATGTCGTGCTGGAGACCTCGGCCTTTTCCGAGGTGTCCATCGGCGTGAAGCCCCGGCCGGAGTCGGTGCTGCAAGCGATGAAGCGACTGGACGGCTATCGCGTCGAGCGACCGACGCTGCAGCAGGTGGACATCGGGCGAGAGGGGTGGTTGCTGAATGCCTTGCCACCGGGCTTCCGGCACGTCAGCAGCGTCAAGCGCCTGATGACCGTGGCTGGAGGGGAGCAGCCCCGGCCTGCTGCTGCCCAGGAAGAGTTCCCCTTGGCGCCGCCTTCGGTGCTGCAGGTCATCTACTCCGATGGCCTCACCTACGTGTCGGTGTTCATCGAGCCCTACATGCCGCGCCTGCACCGCCGGGAGATGCTGATGTCGCTGGGTGCAACCCAGACTCTGGTGAAGCGCCGGGGTGAATGGTGGATCACCGTGATCGGCGATGTCCCCGTCGTGACCCTGCGCGCGTTCGCGGCGGCCTTGGAACCCCGCTGA
- the fabF gene encoding beta-ketoacyl-ACP synthase II, translated as MSRRRVVVTGLGLVTPLGNTVDESWSRLVAGQSGIATVTKFDATKLACHIAGEVKGFQIEDYIPAKEARHMDTFIHYGLAASLQAVKDAGLPTGDALNEEQAERIGCLVGSGIGGLPLIEETHAEYAARGARRISPFFVPASIINMISGHLSIQCGFTGPNLAIVTACTTGLHCIGQSARMIEAGDADAMIAGGAESTVSPLGIGGFAAARALSTRNDDPATASRPWDRDRDGFVLGEGAGVMVLEEYEHAKARGARIYAELAGFGMGADAFHMTAPNVDGPKRAMKAALRSAGIEAGQVQYLNAHGTSTPLGDLNESNAIKLAFGDHAKKLVVNSTKSMTGHLLGGAGGIESVFTVLAIRDQVSPPTINIFNQDPECDLDYCANTAREMKIEHAVKNNFGFGGTNGTLVFKRV; from the coding sequence ATGAGCCGTCGTCGCGTCGTGGTGACCGGGCTCGGTCTCGTCACCCCCCTGGGCAACACGGTGGACGAGTCCTGGTCGCGGCTCGTGGCTGGCCAGTCCGGCATCGCCACCGTCACCAAGTTCGATGCCACCAAGCTGGCCTGCCACATCGCCGGCGAGGTGAAGGGTTTCCAGATCGAGGATTACATCCCCGCCAAGGAAGCCCGGCACATGGACACCTTCATCCACTACGGCCTCGCAGCGTCGCTGCAGGCAGTGAAGGATGCCGGGCTGCCCACGGGCGATGCGCTGAACGAGGAGCAGGCCGAGCGCATCGGTTGCCTCGTCGGCTCGGGCATCGGCGGCCTGCCGCTGATCGAGGAGACCCACGCGGAGTACGCGGCACGCGGGGCGCGGCGGATCTCGCCGTTCTTCGTGCCGGCCTCGATCATCAACATGATCTCGGGGCATCTGTCGATCCAGTGCGGCTTCACGGGGCCGAACCTCGCGATCGTGACTGCCTGCACCACCGGCCTGCACTGCATCGGACAGTCGGCCCGCATGATCGAGGCCGGCGATGCTGACGCGATGATCGCTGGCGGTGCCGAGTCGACCGTCTCGCCGCTCGGCATCGGTGGCTTCGCCGCGGCACGTGCGCTGTCGACCCGCAACGACGATCCGGCCACCGCCTCGCGCCCCTGGGATCGCGACCGCGACGGCTTCGTGCTCGGCGAAGGGGCCGGCGTGATGGTGCTCGAGGAGTACGAGCACGCCAAGGCCCGCGGCGCACGGATCTATGCGGAGCTGGCCGGCTTCGGCATGGGCGCGGACGCCTTCCACATGACGGCGCCCAACGTGGACGGCCCGAAGCGTGCGATGAAGGCCGCGTTGCGCAGCGCGGGAATCGAAGCGGGTCAGGTGCAGTACCTGAACGCGCACGGCACCTCGACGCCGCTGGGCGATCTGAACGAGAGTAACGCGATCAAGCTGGCCTTCGGCGATCACGCGAAGAAGCTGGTGGTCAATTCCACCAAGTCGATGACCGGTCACCTGCTTGGCGGCGCAGGCGGCATCGAATCGGTGTTCACCGTGCTCGCGATCCGCGACCAGGTGTCGCCGCCCACGATCAACATCTTCAACCAGGATCCCGAGTGCGACCTGGACTACTGCGCGAACACTGCGCGCGAGATGAAGATCGAGCACGCCGTGAAGAACAACTTCGGTTTCGGCGGCACCAACGGCACGCTGGTGTTCAAGCGCGTCTGA
- a CDS encoding sigma-E factor negative regulatory protein: MSNVENLQGAEALSALVDGEADAGTAASLSARWRDEAALRERWHSYQLIGDVLRSEELAGGGRDAAFLQRLRAQLDREPVVLAPRADRVAEESAAALPRQRAAGGGLRRWATPAAVAAGFLAVIGSLAVTRLSGPQADAPQLAQAPVVPAEAPQRVVLSAPADQVEPASGVLIRDARLDQYLAAHKQFGGSSALSVPSGFLRSATYDGATAAAR, from the coding sequence ATGAGCAATGTCGAGAACCTGCAGGGGGCCGAGGCCCTTTCGGCCCTGGTCGATGGCGAGGCCGACGCCGGCACGGCGGCCTCGCTCAGCGCGCGCTGGCGTGACGAGGCGGCTTTGCGCGAACGCTGGCACAGCTACCAGCTGATCGGTGACGTGCTGCGCTCCGAGGAGCTCGCCGGCGGGGGGCGCGACGCGGCGTTCCTTCAGCGTCTGCGCGCGCAGCTCGACCGGGAGCCGGTCGTTCTGGCGCCCCGGGCCGATCGGGTGGCCGAGGAGTCCGCTGCGGCGTTGCCCAGGCAGCGGGCCGCTGGTGGGGGATTGCGCCGCTGGGCCACGCCGGCCGCAGTGGCGGCGGGTTTCCTGGCCGTGATCGGGTCGTTGGCCGTGACCCGCCTGTCGGGGCCGCAGGCGGACGCGCCGCAGCTGGCGCAGGCGCCAGTGGTGCCGGCCGAGGCGCCCCAGCGGGTCGTCCTGTCCGCGCCCGCCGATCAGGTCGAGCCTGCCAGCGGCGTGCTGATCCGCGATGCCCGCCTCGATCAGTATCTGGCGGCGCACAAGCAGTTCGGTGGCAGCTCGGCCTTGAGCGTGCCGTCGGGTTTCCTGCGCAGCGCGACCTACGACGGCGCCACGGCGGCCGCGCGCTGA
- the lepA gene encoding translation elongation factor 4, producing the protein MDHIRNFSIIAHIDHGKSTLADRIIQRCGGLSDREMEAQVLDSMDIERERGITIKAQTAALNYKARDGRVYQLNLIDTPGHVDFSYEVSRSLSACEGALLVVDASQGVEAQTVANCYTALDLGVEVVPVLNKMDLPQADPENAKAEIEDVIGIDAEHAIPCSAKTGEGIDEILEAVITRMPAPRGQPDGPPRAMIIDSWFDNYVGVVMLVRMVDGVLRKGDRIRMMATDTVYPLEQLGVFAPKSESREQLKAGEVGFLIAGIKELQAAKVGDTITLEKKLPNNAGPASDPLPGFKEIQPQVFAGLYPTEASEYDQLRDALEKLKLNDSSLRYEPEVSQALGFGFRCGFLGLLHMEIVQERLEREFDQDLITTAPSVVYQVQLGGLAGEVIEVENPSKMPEIGKIAEIREPIVTVHLYMPQDYVGPVMTLANQKRGVQLNMAYHGRQVMLTYEMPLAEIVLDFFDKLKSVSRGYASMDYEFKEYRAADVVKVDILINGDRVDALSIIVHRSQSQYRGRAVVAKMREIISRQMYDVAIQAAIGANIIARENIKALRKNVLAKCYGGDISRKRKLLEKQKAGKKRMKQIGSVEVPQEAFLAILQVDD; encoded by the coding sequence ATGGACCACATCCGCAATTTCTCGATCATTGCCCACATCGATCACGGCAAGAGCACCCTGGCCGACCGGATCATCCAGCGCTGCGGTGGCCTGAGCGATCGCGAGATGGAAGCCCAGGTGCTGGACTCGATGGACATCGAGCGTGAGCGTGGCATCACGATCAAGGCGCAGACGGCGGCGCTGAACTACAAGGCGCGCGATGGCCGGGTCTATCAACTCAACCTGATCGACACGCCGGGGCACGTGGACTTCAGTTACGAGGTCAGTCGCTCGCTGTCGGCTTGCGAGGGGGCTCTGCTGGTGGTCGATGCGTCGCAGGGTGTCGAGGCGCAGACGGTGGCGAACTGCTACACCGCGCTCGACCTGGGCGTCGAGGTGGTGCCGGTGCTCAACAAGATGGATCTGCCCCAGGCTGATCCGGAGAACGCCAAGGCCGAGATCGAGGACGTGATCGGCATCGACGCCGAGCATGCGATCCCCTGCTCTGCGAAGACGGGCGAGGGCATCGACGAGATCCTCGAGGCAGTGATCACCCGCATGCCGGCTCCCCGTGGCCAGCCCGACGGGCCGCCGCGCGCGATGATCATCGACTCCTGGTTCGACAACTACGTCGGCGTCGTGATGCTGGTGCGCATGGTCGACGGCGTGCTCCGCAAGGGAGACCGCATCCGGATGATGGCCACCGACACCGTGTATCCGCTGGAACAGTTGGGGGTTTTCGCGCCGAAGTCCGAATCTCGCGAGCAATTGAAGGCGGGCGAGGTCGGCTTCCTGATCGCCGGCATCAAGGAACTGCAGGCCGCCAAGGTCGGCGACACCATCACGCTCGAGAAGAAGTTGCCCAACAACGCCGGGCCGGCAAGTGACCCGTTGCCCGGCTTCAAGGAGATCCAGCCGCAAGTCTTCGCCGGGCTCTATCCGACCGAGGCCAGCGAGTACGACCAACTGCGCGACGCGCTGGAGAAGCTCAAGCTCAACGACTCCTCGCTGCGCTACGAACCCGAGGTGAGCCAGGCGCTGGGCTTCGGCTTCCGCTGCGGCTTCCTCGGCCTTCTGCACATGGAAATCGTGCAGGAGCGCCTGGAGCGCGAGTTCGACCAGGACCTGATCACCACTGCGCCCAGCGTCGTCTACCAGGTGCAGCTCGGCGGCCTGGCGGGCGAGGTGATCGAGGTCGAGAACCCATCGAAGATGCCCGAGATCGGCAAGATCGCCGAGATCCGCGAGCCCATCGTCACCGTCCACCTCTACATGCCGCAAGACTACGTCGGCCCGGTGATGACGCTGGCCAACCAGAAACGCGGCGTGCAGCTCAACATGGCCTACCACGGCCGCCAGGTCATGCTGACCTACGAGATGCCGCTCGCCGAGATCGTGCTGGACTTCTTCGACAAGCTGAAGTCAGTGTCGCGCGGCTACGCCTCGATGGACTACGAGTTCAAGGAATACCGCGCGGCCGACGTCGTGAAGGTCGACATCCTGATCAACGGCGACCGGGTCGATGCGCTGTCGATCATCGTGCACCGCAGCCAGAGCCAGTATCGGGGCCGCGCTGTGGTGGCCAAGATGCGCGAGATCATCTCGCGGCAGATGTACGACGTGGCCATCCAGGCAGCCATCGGTGCCAACATCATCGCGCGGGAGAACATCAAGGCCTTGCGCAAGAACGTGCTGGCAAAATGCTACGGCGGTGATATCAGCCGCAAGCGCAAGCTGCTCGAAAAACAGAAGGCTGGCAAGAAACGCATGAAGCAGATCGGCTCCGTCGAGGTGCCGCAGGAAGCGTTCCTGGCCATCCTCCAAGTGGACGACTGA
- a CDS encoding DegQ family serine endoprotease: MPRSSWRARSWVWVAAASIAGASTLGGLLMSPHASHAQPAVAAARGLPDFTDLVEQVGPAVVNIRTTERTRGGQRGGGGAGPEMDEEMQEFFRRFFGVPPGQLPGQRQDPRRQAPDEEQQRGVGSGFIFTTDGYVMTNAHVVDGADEVYVTLTDKREFKAKLIGADKRTDVAVVKIEAAGLPSVKIGDVSKLKVGEWVMAIGSPFGLENTVTAGIVSAKARDTGEFVPFIQTDVAINPGNSGGPLINLRGEVVGINSQILSRSGGFMGISFAIPMDEATRVADQLRAGGRVVRGRIGVQIGEVTKDVAESLGLGKAAGALVRSVEAGGPADKAGVEAGDIITRFDGKPVEKSSDLPRLVGGTKPGSKASLQVFRRGSARDLGVTVAELEPEPGRRAAAPESKQAPTPSVVSGLGLTLANLSEEQKRELKLRGGVRVEATEGAAARAGLREGDVILSVGNVEIVDVKQFEAVIAKVDKSKPINVLFRRGEWAQYALIRTATR, from the coding sequence ATGCCGCGCTCGTCGTGGCGCGCGCGTTCCTGGGTCTGGGTGGCGGCGGCGAGCATCGCCGGCGCCTCGACGCTGGGGGGGCTGCTGATGTCTCCGCATGCCAGCCATGCGCAGCCGGCCGTGGCAGCGGCACGTGGCCTGCCCGACTTCACCGACCTCGTCGAGCAGGTCGGCCCGGCGGTGGTGAACATCCGGACTACCGAGCGCACCCGCGGTGGCCAACGCGGCGGTGGGGGTGCCGGCCCGGAGATGGACGAGGAAATGCAGGAGTTCTTCCGTCGCTTCTTCGGCGTGCCGCCGGGGCAACTGCCTGGGCAGCGCCAAGATCCGCGGCGGCAGGCACCGGACGAAGAGCAACAGCGTGGCGTGGGTTCCGGCTTCATTTTCACGACCGACGGCTACGTGATGACCAACGCGCACGTGGTCGACGGTGCCGACGAGGTGTACGTCACGCTGACGGACAAGCGCGAGTTCAAGGCCAAGCTGATCGGTGCTGACAAGCGCACCGACGTGGCCGTGGTCAAGATCGAGGCCGCAGGCCTGCCGTCGGTGAAGATCGGCGACGTCAGCAAGTTGAAGGTCGGCGAATGGGTCATGGCGATCGGCTCGCCCTTCGGCCTGGAGAACACGGTCACGGCGGGCATCGTCAGCGCCAAGGCGCGCGACACCGGCGAGTTCGTCCCCTTCATCCAGACCGACGTGGCCATCAATCCCGGCAACTCCGGCGGTCCGTTGATCAACCTGCGCGGCGAGGTGGTCGGCATCAACTCGCAGATCCTCAGCCGCTCGGGCGGCTTCATGGGCATCTCCTTTGCCATTCCGATGGACGAAGCCACGCGCGTGGCGGACCAGTTGCGTGCCGGTGGCCGTGTGGTGCGGGGTCGCATCGGCGTGCAGATCGGCGAGGTGACGAAGGACGTGGCCGAATCGCTCGGCCTCGGCAAGGCGGCGGGGGCCCTGGTGCGTTCGGTCGAGGCCGGCGGGCCGGCCGACAAAGCCGGCGTCGAGGCGGGCGACATCATCACGCGCTTCGATGGCAAGCCGGTCGAGAAATCCAGCGACCTGCCGCGTCTGGTGGGGGGAACCAAGCCGGGGAGCAAGGCAAGCCTGCAGGTCTTCCGCCGCGGCAGCGCGCGAGATCTTGGTGTGACGGTGGCAGAACTCGAGCCCGAACCGGGACGCCGGGCGGCCGCACCGGAGAGCAAGCAGGCGCCGACGCCGAGCGTGGTGTCCGGCCTGGGCTTGACGCTGGCCAACCTGAGCGAGGAGCAGAAGCGCGAACTCAAGCTGCGTGGCGGCGTGCGTGTGGAAGCGACCGAAGGTGCGGCGGCGCGCGCGGGCTTGCGTGAAGGCGACGTGATCCTGTCGGTCGGCAATGTCGAGATCGTCGACGTGAAGCAGTTCGAGGCCGTGATCGCCAAGGTCGACAAGAGCAAGCCCATCAACGTGCTGTTCAGGCGAGGAGAGTGGGCGCAGTACGCGCTGATCCGCACGGCGACCCGCTGA
- the rpoE gene encoding RNA polymerase sigma factor RpoE has translation MAEPTSPDNDALLVDRVKQGDVRAFEMLVVKYQRRIERLIGRMVRDVDLVQDIAQETFIRAYRAIPQFRGESQFYTWLYRIAVNTAKKTLGDLKRDLLVTESARAGRDEDGDETSRVENELTDGETPDALLASKQIANAVNSAIEDLSEDLRQAITLREIEGLSYEEIADVMNCPIGTVRSRIFRAREAIAERLRPMLEQRSGERW, from the coding sequence GTGGCTGAGCCGACCAGTCCTGACAACGACGCCCTGCTGGTCGACCGCGTCAAGCAGGGCGACGTACGCGCCTTCGAGATGCTGGTCGTCAAGTACCAGCGGCGGATCGAGCGCCTGATCGGGCGCATGGTGCGCGACGTCGACCTGGTCCAGGACATCGCGCAGGAGACCTTCATCCGCGCCTACCGGGCGATCCCGCAGTTCCGTGGCGAGAGCCAGTTCTACACCTGGCTGTACCGGATCGCGGTCAACACGGCCAAGAAGACCCTCGGCGACCTGAAGCGAGACCTGCTCGTGACCGAATCGGCACGGGCCGGCCGGGACGAGGACGGCGATGAAACTTCCCGGGTCGAGAACGAACTAACCGACGGCGAGACGCCTGACGCCTTGCTGGCATCGAAACAGATCGCCAATGCGGTGAACTCCGCGATCGAGGATCTGTCCGAAGATCTGAGGCAGGCGATCACGCTGCGCGAGATCGAAGGCCTGAGCTACGAAGAGATCGCTGACGTGATGAATTGCCCGATCGGGACGGTGCGGTCGCGCATTTTCCGGGCGCGCGAGGCGATCGCGGAGCGTTTGCGCCCGATGCTGGAGCAGCGCTCCGGCGAGCGCTGGTGA
- the acpP gene encoding acyl carrier protein, producing MSDIEARVKKIIAEQLGVAEGEVTNEKAFVADLGADSLDTVELVMALEDEFSIEIPDEEAEKITTVQLAIDYAKSHAKA from the coding sequence ATGAGCGACATCGAAGCACGCGTCAAGAAGATCATCGCCGAGCAACTCGGCGTGGCCGAAGGCGAGGTCACCAATGAAAAAGCCTTCGTCGCCGATCTGGGCGCGGATTCGCTGGACACCGTGGAACTGGTGATGGCACTCGAGGACGAGTTCAGCATCGAGATCCCCGATGAAGAGGCGGAGAAGATCACGACTGTGCAGCTCGCGATCGACTACGCCAAGAGTCACGCCAAGGCCTGA
- the fabG gene encoding 3-oxoacyl-ACP reductase FabG yields the protein MSADASVTTQVALVTGASRGIGRAIATTLAERGFKVVGTATSESGAAAIGEALAPLGGRGLVLNVNDGAALEAAVDTIVKQDGGLHVLVNNAGITRDTLSMRMKDDDWDAVLDTNLKAVFRASRAVIRPMMKQRYGRIVNITSVVGASGNPGQANYAAAKAGVAGMTRSLARELGSRGITVNCVAPGFIATDMTDGLPEAQKAALLGQIPLGRLGAPEEIADAVAFLASRQAGYITGTELHVNGGMFMN from the coding sequence ATGAGCGCGGACGCTTCGGTGACGACGCAGGTGGCCCTGGTGACGGGCGCGAGCCGCGGCATCGGCCGCGCGATCGCGACCACGCTGGCCGAGCGCGGCTTCAAGGTCGTCGGCACGGCGACCAGTGAATCCGGCGCGGCAGCAATCGGCGAGGCGCTGGCCCCCCTGGGCGGCCGCGGGTTGGTGCTGAACGTGAACGACGGCGCGGCGCTTGAGGCGGCAGTCGACACCATCGTCAAGCAGGACGGCGGACTGCACGTGCTGGTCAACAACGCCGGCATCACGCGTGACACGCTGTCGATGCGCATGAAGGACGACGACTGGGACGCCGTGCTCGACACCAACCTGAAGGCGGTGTTCCGTGCCAGCCGCGCGGTGATCCGGCCGATGATGAAGCAGCGCTACGGTCGCATCGTCAACATCACCTCGGTGGTGGGGGCAAGCGGCAATCCGGGCCAGGCCAACTACGCTGCGGCGAAGGCCGGCGTCGCCGGCATGACGCGCTCGCTGGCCCGTGAACTGGGCAGCCGGGGCATCACGGTCAACTGCGTGGCGCCGGGTTTCATCGCGACCGACATGACCGACGGACTGCCCGAGGCGCAGAAGGCCGCGCTGCTGGGGCAGATCCCGCTGGGGCGCCTGGGCGCGCCGGAGGAGATCGCCGATGCGGTGGCCTTCCTGGCGTCGAGACAGGCCGGCTACATCACGGGGACCGAACTGCACGTCAACGGCGGCATGTTCATGAATTGA